From Slackia heliotrinireducens DSM 20476:
GATGCGCCCAGGCCGGCCCAAGCATAGGACACGACCGTGAAGATGACGGAGTTGGAATCCCATGCCACGACGATACCGAAAATGAGCACCAGCGCCAGGGTGATGCGGGAAACGATGAGCACCTGGTCGTCGGTGGCGTCCTTCTTGAACAGCGCGCGGTAGATGTTTTCGGCCACGGACGATCCCGTGATCAGCAGGTACGACGAAGCGGAGGACATCGATGCAGCCAGAATGCCGGAAACCACGATGCCGCAGAGGAATGCGGGAAGCATCATCTTGGACAGGACGATGAAGATGGTCTCGGCGGAAGAGGAGGTCAGAAGCTCGCTGGGGATGATGTAGCGGCCGATCAGTCCGATCATGACGGCGCAGAACATGGAGATGACGACCCACACCACGGCGATGTGACGAGAGGTCTTGATTTCCTGCTGAGAACGGATGCCCATGAAGCGGACGAGCACCTGCGGCATGCCGAAGTAGCCAAGGCCCCAGCTCATGGTGGAGATGATGGTGATGATACCGTAAGTGGCGGGCTCGTCGAACAGCGGCATTCCGTTCTCGACCATCTGCGTGCCGGTCTCGTCAACCATCGGCACGGCCATGGTGGTCATGGACAGATAACCGGGGATGTCGCTCAGGAAGGCCACGGTGTTTTCGAGGCCGCCGGCCATGGTGATCGAGCCGATGACCACGACGGCCAGCGCGAAGAACATCAGGCAGCCCTGGACGAAGTCGGTGGCGACGACGGACAGATATCCGCCGACCATGGTGTACAGGAACACGATGAGAGCGCCGAGGACCATCATGGAAGCGTAGTCCAGACCGAACAGGGTGTGGAACAGGCGGCCGCAGGTCACAAAGCAGCTGCCGCAGTACACGCTGAAGAAAACGAGGATGATGACGGCGGCGATGGTACCGATTGTCTTCTTTTCGTCATGATAGCGGTTGGAGAAGAACCCGGGGATGGTGATGGAGTCGTTTGCCACCACGGAGTACCGGCGTAGGCGCTCGGCCACGAACTTCCAGTTGAGGTACGTGCCCAGAGCCAAGCCGATGGCCGTCCAGCCCACGTCGGACGCGCCCGTGAAGTAGGCCAGGCCGGGCAGACCCATGAGCAGGTAGCCCGACATGTCCGAGGCTTCGGCGGAAAGGGCCGTGAACCAGGGGCCCACCTTGCGGCCGCCGAGGAAGTACTCGGAGGTCGACGAGTTGGAACGCTTCGCATACACGAAGCCGATGGTCAGAACCACCACGAAGTAAATCAGAATCGCAAATACGATGATTGCGTCGCTGTTTTGCATGTTTTCCCACCTTGGTTGCATATTCAATCAGTCATAAAAAGGCCTGATGCATATTACTACAATTGGATGCAGTGCAAGCCGAGGCAAACGAAACTCTTTCATGAGCGGCGCGGTAACCACGTAAACATTACACGTCGCTGTTTACTATTCAGCAAAGGGGGTTTCTCGAATTCATGTATCATATGGAACGTGAATTCGGCCAAGAGAAGGGAGCCTCCATGGATTATTTCACCAGCGACCTTCA
This genomic window contains:
- a CDS encoding sodium/proline symporter, whose product is MQNSDAIIVFAILIYFVVVLTIGFVYAKRSNSSTSEYFLGGRKVGPWFTALSAEASDMSGYLLMGLPGLAYFTGASDVGWTAIGLALGTYLNWKFVAERLRRYSVVANDSITIPGFFSNRYHDEKKTIGTIAAVIILVFFSVYCGSCFVTCGRLFHTLFGLDYASMMVLGALIVFLYTMVGGYLSVVATDFVQGCLMFFALAVVVIGSITMAGGLENTVAFLSDIPGYLSMTTMAVPMVDETGTQMVENGMPLFDEPATYGIITIISTMSWGLGYFGMPQVLVRFMGIRSQQEIKTSRHIAVVWVVISMFCAVMIGLIGRYIIPSELLTSSSAETIFIVLSKMMLPAFLCGIVVSGILAASMSSASSYLLITGSSVAENIYRALFKKDATDDQVLIVSRITLALVLIFGIVVAWDSNSVIFTVVSYAWAGLGASFGPLMLFSLYWRRTNKAGAIAGMLTGAGMVLIWHNLIKPIGGIFGIYELGPAFLCGCIAIVVVSLLTKEPDQSIYDEFDHYMDNDIEGERNLELVLEGDVTA